The Candidatus Neomarinimicrobiota bacterium DNA window GCGAATCCATCGCAACCAGAGCCTTTCCGAGCTCTGCCAGATGTCATTTGAGATCATACAGACTATTTTCAACAAGCTGGAGAAGAAACATCGGCTGGAATTCATTGAGGACGTGAATCGGACCCTGAAAAGCGTCCGCTACGAGTCGGGACAGTTCCAGCTCGATGTCAAGGAAATAGTGGAACATGAGCGTCCACCGATGATTGAGATTCCGGAGTATTGTAAGAAACGCGGTTTGACCCCGCCACCCTGAACAGTTCCATGACCTCCCTCCTGCTGATTCGTCACGGTGAAACGGATTGGAATATAGAGGGTCGCTATCAAGGCCAGGCGGATCCGCCCCTCAATGCAAAAGGGGTGGCCCAGGCCCACGTCATAGCGGAGGAATTGTCGGGAGCAAGGGTCGCTGTACTTTATTCCAGCCCTCTGCGACGCGCCCGGCAAACCGCCGAGATTCTCGCCAGGTCTTTTGCTCTGCCCCTATACATTGAGCCGCGCTTGATGGAAATCCACCAGGGGGATTGGCAAACCCGATTGCGCTCGGAGATTACCGCCCTTTACCCCGATCTGTTTCACCGCTGGGAAACGGAACCGTGGCAGGTTAACCCACCCGGGGGCGAGCCTTTGACGCAGGTTCAGGAAAGAGTGTACGCCGCTGT harbors:
- a CDS encoding histidine phosphatase family protein; this translates as MTSLLLIRHGETDWNIEGRYQGQADPPLNAKGVAQAHVIAEELSGARVAVLYSSPLRRARQTAEILARSFALPLYIEPRLMEIHQGDWQTRLRSEITALYPDLFHRWETEPWQVNPPGGEPLTQVQERVYAAV